One stretch of Malus domestica chromosome 14, GDT2T_hap1 DNA includes these proteins:
- the LOC139191261 gene encoding uncharacterized protein translates to MGKSTADLPNQNPGHHVPQAQNPISAVTPESTSTTRREREVNLGGQVRSLEIPDRNICVLNEGVIEDCDEDGGEGSDPPTRSFIRKRLDEQSRTVEQTLSRGIDKLHDVIRNSSEAQTRLLEILVSKVSDGRIFDLAQHLPLRNNLLSSAPAEPIPARLRPLQLERGGGSNSRSDGSDQRAEVTPVDMTEVQRMIDSAMKKGPKFPKFIHPYPAYVEQVEYPRGFKIPDFSLFAGESSLSSLEHVARFTAQCGDVNSDFHKLRLFNFSLTGSAFAWYINLPPNFVQSWEELVEKFHKQFYRPGMEMLVSLLARMAQASDESPMDYLTRFKSARNWCRVPLPEVEFVRLALNGLDVEYKKKFLGANFRDIYASTEDECVSVDAAEIVIDKPYVCKALTQIDSKEVKTRSATEGALKPSKVYTFDITKADAIFDQLLSARIIKLRPGHNIPKAEELKGKIYCKYHNSKKKMSVDTDPFPTATVNMVDACLPKDKGKGKAEDVATQRFRNQNSRPRFMADFRSNKPPTALTGPAIVKLMIDYTTDEDSGTVVLCSKCRAKVGSEPKEKPYSLITERPTAATQQKVADVGQHQGVFDRLGPKVRMEEAPLVRRRLDFNDSFYDEDYYKRNSSSSESSRSQKTFKPPKPSDQRWYTYHSSKGVYTALSKSQKRQHQRIDCMARRQAAQETSTPQWRSKNTIVTDDERPPPTIMTELVQGKRLVNRDIETTFEEANKRIKLILRPGEMKARLEHFRQEAESKLAPPVIQEPLIKIRRNLHPPFLGEALEYMREFHKKHSANDLDARIHYQERARILTLSTLSTSTLPEAITQNQQAAEATTQDQTLEEGAEESLCPTLTTTEVVVVDQTKDEEDPNPMGPSVLDNMEISMVHVLPAAFQSSTAQPNFLDGDVVAEEAGHVDFVSVAEADSITKDDNIKAALAELFPRSPSANLHHLKPLYVTAHIEGYPVSKVFVDCGATVNIMPMNIMKALRRSNDELIPSGIIMSSFVGDKSQTKCVLPLTVNIAGRIHMTAFFVVDSKTEYNALLSRDWIHHTSCIPSSLYQVLIFWDGKSVIVHSADSQPFETNMIQARKLSRLAPRLSTRIRRDSD, encoded by the exons atgggaaagtcgacagccgatCTACCAAATCAGAACCCAGGACACCATGTGCCGCAAGCGCAGAATCCCATCAGCgccgtgacacctgagtccacgagcaCAACTCGCCGAGAGAGGGAAGTCAATCTCGGCGGTCAGGTTCGCAGTCTTGAAATTCCAGACAGGAACAtttgcgttctcaatgaaggagtAATAGAAGATTGTGATGAAGATGGTGGCGAAGGATCCGATCCACCCACAAGGTCGTTTATTCGAAAACGGCTTGACGAGCAATCTCGGACAGTTGAACAGACATTgagtcgaggaatcgataaGCTTCATGATGTGATACGCAATTCCAGTGAAGCACAAACTAGATTACtcgaaatactggttagtaaggtcagCGATGGTAGAATTTTCGATCTTGCCCAGCATTTGCCGCTGAGGAATAATCTGTTATCAAGTGCACCGGCCGAGCCAATTCCTGCTCGGCTCAGGccgcttcaattggaaagaggaggagggtcgaatagtaggtcagacggatcCGACCAGAGAGCGGAAGTAACGCCCGTCGATATGACCGAAGTTCaacggatgatcgattcggccatgaagaaagggccgaagttccctaaGTTTATACACCCGTACCCAGCTTACGTGGAACAGGTcgaataccctagaggtttcAAGATCCccgattttagcctttttgccgGAGAATCATCTTTATCCTCGTTGGAACATGTAGCTCGTTTCACCGCACAGTGCGGAGACGTTAATAGTGACTTTCACAAGTTgcgacttttcaatttttcgttgacCGGCTCAGCGTTCGCCTGGTATATTAACCTCCCACCGAACTTCGTCCAGagttgggaggagttggtcgagaaatttcataagcagttttatcggccgggAATGGAAATGTTAGTATCCTTactagcaaggatggctcaggcgtccgacgagtcaccaatggattatcttactagaTTCAAATCAGCTAgaaattggtgccgagtgcctcTCCCCGAAGTTGAATTCGTCAGACTTGCTCTGAACGGTcttgacgtcgaatacaaaaagaaattcttgggggcaaactttcgggatat ttatgcatcaaccgaggatgaatgcgttagtgtggatgcagctgagatagtgatagaCAAGCCATACGTCTGCAAGGCACTGACTCAAATTGATTCTAAGGAAGTCAAAACCCGCTCGGCTACTGAAGGAGCACTGAAACCGTCgaaagtttatacttttgatattacaaaagccgatgcaatttttgatcaactaTTATCAGCaaggatcatcaaacttcgaCCTGGgcacaacattcccaaggccgaagagcttaaagggaagatatattgcaaataccacaattcaa agaagaagatgagtgttgatactgacccgttccccacggcaacagtaaatatggtcgatGCGTGCCTACCTAaagacaaagggaaagggaaggccgaagaTGTTGCGACGCAACGCTTTCGGaatcagaattctcggccacgtttcatggccgattttcgttcaaacaaacCGCCCACAGCTTTAACGggacccgctattgtcaaaCTTATGATAGATTATACCACCGATGAAGACAGTGGGACAGTGGTTTTGTGCAGTAAATGTAGAGCAAAGGTCGGTAGTGAGCCAAAGGAGAAGCCCTATTCGCTTATAACGGAACGACCTACGGCCgcaacccagcagaaggttgCCGACGTAGgccaacatcaaggggtttttgataggctcggtcCCAAAGTGAGGATGGAAGAGGCACCTTTAGTCAGGCGGCGTCTTGATTTTAATGATTCATTTTACGACGAGGACTACTATAaacgtaattctagcagttcggagtcatcgcggagccaaaaaactttcaaacctcccaaacctagcgatcaacgttggtatacatatcattccTCGAAAGGCGTTTACACCgcactgtccaaatcccagaaacgccagcaccaaaggatagattgcatggcccgccGACAAGCGGCCCAAGAAACTTCGACTCCTCAATGGCGGTCGAAGAACACAATTGTTACTGATGATGAACGACCacctccaactattatgacagagttggttcaAGGAAAACGGCTGGTCAACCGAGATATCGAAACCACGTTCGAAGAGGCtaataaacggatcaaacttatTCTTCGGCCGGGAgagatgaaggcacgcctcgagcatttcaggcaagaggccgaaagcaaattagCCCCGCCGGTTATACAAGAACCTTTGattaaaattcgacggaatttgcaccCACCGTTCCTCGGGGAGGCTTTGGAGTACATGCGAGAattccataagaaacattcggccaatgATCT GGATGCCCGGATACACTACCAAGAGCGGGCTCGGATATTGACCCTAAGCACACTGTCGACTTCAACCTTACCTGAGGCAATCACGCAGAACCAACAAGCTGCCGAAGCAACAACACAGGATCAAACCCTTGAAGAAGGAGCAGAAgagtctctttgtccaactctGACAACAACGGAAGTTGTAGTCGTTGACCAGACGAAAGATGAGGAGGATCCTAACCCGATGGGCCCATCCGtcttggataacatggaaatcagtatggtccatgtgttacccgCTGCTTTTCAATCCAGCACAGCTCAgccaaatttcctcgatggtgatGTAGTCGCCGAGGAAGCCGGCCATGTTGATTTCGTATCCGTTGCTGAAGCTGACTCTATAACAAAAGATGACAATATCAAAGCAGCTTTGGCCGAATTATTTCCTCGTTCACCATCGGCCAACCTCCatcatttaaagccattgtatgtgacggcccatatcgagggatatccagtttctaaagtttttgtcgattgTGGAGCTactgtcaatatcatgcctatgaacatcatgaaggccttacgtcgctctaatgacgaacttattccgtcagggatcataatgagtagtttcgtcggtgacaaatcccaaaccaaatgtGTCCTTCCGCTGACAGTGAATATTGCCGGTCGCATTCATATGACCGCTTTTTTCGTGGTCGATTctaaaaccgagtataatgcactactcagtcgagattggattcaccacaccagctgtattccttcctcattgtatcaagtgctcattttttgggacggcaaatcaGTCATTGTTCACTCGGCCGATAGCCAACCCTTCGAAAccaacatgatccaagcacg aaagctatcgaggttggcgccgagactgtccaccaggattcggcgagactcggattag
- the LOC103455228 gene encoding uncharacterized protein — MLATSSSIKPRPPPPPQYPSSTTQNAINSFLPISRRSLLATLTVSTAAATPFAHNFLSLMSAHEAAFARGLFQMPPVRLTNRYFLVRAGESEYESIGVINTNPVAKTSVDNGLSEKGKKQAVRSAFDLKEMGACDKNCWIWPSITQRAYQAAEIIAAVNGVSRSYIVPEYSFLDARGLGAYEGKNLDAVSEVYASDTLSPAIKPPPIDDGTPNESVSDVFVRVTQLMSILETQYSEDTVIIVSPDSDNLTVLQAGIIGLDLRRHRELSFAPGEVRFVDTNSVPTYKQPASAVYKCPKPPNCN, encoded by the exons ATGCTAGCAACATCTTCCTCCATTAAACCccgccctcctcctcctcctcaataTCCATCGTCAACAACTCAAAACGCCATCAATTCATTCCTACCCATCAGCCGTCGGAGCCTCCTCGCCACGCTCACCGTCTCCACCGCCGCCGCAACACCTTTTGCACACAATTTTCTCAGCCTCATGTCAGCACATGAAGCAGCCTTTGCTCGTGGCCTCTTCCAGATGCCCCCAGTCAGGCTCACCAACCG GTATTTTCTGGTGAGGGCAGGGGAGTCTGAGTATGAGAGCATAGGAGTAATCAACACGAATCCGGTTGCAAAAACTTCTGTCGATAACGGATTGTCGGAGAAAGGGAAGAAGCAGGCAGTGAGGTCTGCTTTCGATTTGAAGGAAATGGGGGCTTGTGACAAGAACTGTTGGATATGGCCTTCTATCACTCAGAGAGCTTACCAGGCCGCAGAGATCATTGCAGCCGTTAATGGGGTCAGTCGAAG TTATATCGTCCCAGAGTATAGCTTTCTCGACGCCCGTGGATTGGGGGCTTATGAAGGAAAGAACCTAGATGCTGTTTCAGAA GTATATGCATCAGACACTCTTTCTCCCGCAATCAAGCCTCCCCCCATCGATGATGGAACCCCGAACGAGAGTGTCTCAGATGTATTCGTTCGGGTGACACAGCTCATGTCCATACTCGAGACTCAGTACTCCGAAGACACTGTGATCATTGTCTCACCAGATTCAGACAATTTGACTGTCCTGCAAGCTGGTATAATTGGACTTGACTTGCGCAG GCACAGGGAACTTTCTTTTGCACCAGGAGAAGTCAGATTTGTTGATACCAATAGTGTACCTACTTACAAGCAACCTGCATCAGCTGTGTATAAATGCCCAAAACCACCAAATTGTAACTAA